In Candidatus Falkowbacteria bacterium, a genomic segment contains:
- a CDS encoding insulinase family protein, with the protein MPQIKKLANGLNLLTVPMTGAKTTAILVMIATGSKYEDRKTSGLSHFLEHMFFKGTTNRPNTQIISSTLDRVGGEYNAFTSKEYTGYWIKVAKQETKLALDVLSDMLLNSKFEAEEIDREKGVIIEEVNMYLDNPIMRIEDVFEQCLYGDTPAGWDTIGTKENIAGFKRQDFITYFKNQYKTSNSFVCVAGDIPKGATTLINNFFKGWAKGQAKAKLPVKEKQTTPAIRLEYKKTDQAHLSLGVRTAAYGNNEEFIHKIIATALGGSMSARLFLNLRERNGLCYYVRTGAETYSDTGYLATQAGVPVDKVEKAISIIVQEYKRLTTELMPDEELKKIKQFITGRILLSLEGPDDIANWYGRQLVIRAQQAGGNRKPLLTPNEFLAIIKKSRPKIFAELLKKYLIQKVLTLRLLDHIRMRDSLESC; encoded by the coding sequence ATGCCACAAATAAAAAAACTTGCTAACGGATTAAACTTACTAACTGTCCCAATGACTGGCGCCAAAACGACAGCTATTTTAGTGATGATAGCTACAGGGTCAAAATATGAGGACAGAAAAACCAGTGGACTTTCACACTTTCTTGAACACATGTTTTTCAAAGGCACAACTAACCGACCTAACACCCAAATAATTTCCTCAACTCTTGATCGAGTTGGCGGTGAATATAATGCTTTTACTTCCAAAGAATATACCGGCTATTGGATTAAGGTTGCCAAACAAGAAACAAAACTAGCCTTAGATGTTTTGTCAGATATGTTACTGAATTCAAAGTTTGAAGCCGAAGAGATTGATCGCGAGAAAGGCGTAATTATTGAGGAAGTGAATATGTATCTTGATAATCCAATCATGCGTATTGAAGATGTCTTTGAACAATGTTTATATGGTGACACACCAGCTGGTTGGGATACAATTGGAACCAAAGAAAATATTGCTGGTTTTAAGCGTCAAGATTTTATCACCTATTTCAAGAATCAATATAAAACCTCAAATTCATTTGTATGTGTGGCTGGTGATATTCCAAAAGGTGCCACTACTTTAATTAATAACTTTTTCAAAGGCTGGGCCAAAGGACAGGCTAAAGCAAAACTACCAGTCAAAGAAAAACAAACCACTCCTGCAATTAGACTAGAATACAAAAAAACCGATCAAGCTCATCTTTCACTTGGTGTTCGCACCGCCGCTTACGGAAATAACGAAGAATTTATTCATAAAATTATTGCCACTGCTCTAGGTGGATCAATGAGTGCTCGTTTGTTTCTAAATCTACGTGAACGAAACGGACTTTGCTATTATGTTCGCACTGGTGCTGAAACCTATTCTGACACAGGCTACCTAGCCACCCAAGCAGGTGTGCCGGTTGATAAAGTTGAAAAAGCCATTTCAATTATTGTTCAAGAATATAAACGACTCACAACTGAATTAATGCCAGACGAAGAATTAAAAAAGATTAAGCAGTTTATCACTGGTCGTATTTTACTAAGTCTTGAAGGTCCAGATGATATTGCTAATTGGTATGGACGACAATTAGTTATTCGAGCTCAACAAGCAGGAGGCAATCGCAAACCACTTCTCACACCTAACGAATTTCTGGCTATCATAAAAAAATCTCGGCCGAAGATATTCGCCGAGTTGCTAAAAAAATATTTAATCCAAAAGGTCTTAACCTTGCGGTTATTGGACCATATAAGAATGAGGGACAGTTTAGAAAGTTGTTGA